The following proteins come from a genomic window of Hydractinia symbiolongicarpus strain clone_291-10 chromosome 2, HSymV2.1, whole genome shotgun sequence:
- the LOC130630563 gene encoding uncharacterized protein LOC130630563 has product MHSSLTKLIIGCALLATLGVQAEEEVTRTEELSHNDHLKRDLPKTRLNSYLKQMSNDYLNLIKNFLQRRHKPVKRNLPYFLHRKEAGVPYFWEREAKIPYFFQKRGASAKENLPYFLHRKEASVPYFWQREAKLPYFFQRRELSAKVPYFWSRKETEGKYPFAFGAKKELPFFHRREATHDLPLFWNRRNTVDKTEEDIVARALLDEVKQENKRELVSLLSPMLTRRGLNVVRQTPMITKNSPMLSKRSPMLSKRAPMISREAPMISKKSPMLTKESSM; this is encoded by the coding sequence ATGCATTCTTCTTTAACCAAACTTATTATTGGATGCGCTTTGCTGGCAACGTTGGGTGTCCAAGCGGAAGAGGAAGTAACAAGGACAGAAGAATTGTCACATAACGACCATCTCAAACGCGACTTACCTAAAACTCGATTAAATAGTTACTTAAAACAAATGTCCAatgattatttaaatttaatcaAGAACTTTTTACAACGGCGCCATAAGCCAGTTAAACGCAACCTTCCATACTTTCTCCATCGCAAGGAGGCAGGAGTCCCATATTTCTGGGAACGAGAAGCTAAAATACCATACTTTTTCCAAAAAAGAGGAGCAAGTGCTAAGGAAAATCTTCCATACTTTCTCCATCGCAAGGAGGCATCAGTACCGTATTTCTGGCAAAGAGAAGCTAAACTACCATACTTTTTTCAAAGAAGAGAGTTAAGTGCTAAAGTTCCATACTTTTGGTCGCGTAAAGAAACAGAAGGCAAGTACCCTTTTGCATTTGGAGCTAAAAAGGAGTTACCTTTCTTCCATCGGCGAGAAGCTACCCATGACCTACCTTTGTTTTGGAATCGGCGAAACACAGTCGATAAAACAGAGGAAGACATCGTAGCAAGAGCTTTACTGGATGAAGTGAAACAGGAGAATAAAAGAGAACTGGTGTCATTGCTCAGTCCCATGCTTACTAGAAGGGGATTAAACGTTGTCCGCCAAACACCAATGATTACGAAAAATTCACCAATGTTATCAAAGCGGTCACCAATGCTATCAAAAAGAGCTCCCATGATATCACGAGAAGCACCCATGATTTCCAAGAAGTCTCCCATGCTGACAAAGGAATCGTCCATGTAA
- the LOC130630088 gene encoding 52 kDa repressor of the inhibitor of the protein kinase-like has product MSTIRVLHTERVKKSDCNSCTAKSHGSQPSPFRLWRWISQRLTPYGLVSFILRLKILQDDIMLFCLESNRTRLIDVCKTRWAARIEGLYIFEELYIAIVKTLEQMDQNLDKQIGINTQSKAGPLLLSLKSFVYLVALVITRHIFDLMLPVTKLLQSKTETDILDGCELINSLKNLTMSIRNNIDYHNEWYSSAIDLASKVDILEHKKKNCGRQTTRSNVTADSPSQYYKRDLHVVPSKFVWSENQIGEQVWIKNFRAFAEFYRNDLPNPLALEGKIKLWQQYWSDYDRCLPDNVIKTLKAVKFDGFENIKVALRILATLPVTSCECERSFSSLRRLKDYTRSTMVQDRLNGIALMYIHKEILPNIDAVIDRYAMCNRRLSFS; this is encoded by the exons ATGTCGACGATCCGGGTGTTGCATACGGAGCGCGTTAAAAAATCAGATTGTAATTCATGtacggcgaaaagccatggttcacagccctctccattTCGCCTATGGCGATG gattagtcaaagactcacgccttATGGCTTGGTTTCTTTTATTCTTCGTTTAAAGATCCTTCAAGATGACATTATGCTATTTTGTCTAGAAAGTAATCGTACAAGATTAATTGATGTTTGTAAAACCCGTTGGGCTGCTAGAATAGAAGGGCTCTATATCTTTGAAGAGCTTTATATTGCTATTGTCAAAACTCTGGAACAGATGGAccagaatttagataaacaaataGGTATTAACACCCAATCGAAGGCTGGACCATTACTTCTCTCTCTTAAGTCATTTGTATATCTTGTGGCATTAGTTATTACAAGGCACATTTTTGATTTAATGCTTCCTGTAACAAAGCTTTTGCAATCAAAGACTGAAACAGATATTTTGGATGGTTGTGAACttattaattctttaaaaaacttaacaatGTCGATAAGAAACAATATAGATTATCATAATGAATGGTATTCATCAGCCATTGATTTAGCCTCAAAAGTTGATATTctagaacacaaaaaaaaaaattgtggcagACAAACAACACGTTCAAATGTTACTGCAGATTCACCATCGCAATATTACAAACGT GATTTGCATGTGGTTCCATCAAAATTTGTCTGGTCAGAGAACCAAATAGGGGAACAAGTATGGATTAAGAATTTCAGAGCATTTGCTGAATTTTACAGGAATGATTTACCAAATCCTCTTGCACTAGAGGGTAAAATAAAGCTATGGCAGCAATATTGGTCTGATTATGATCGATGCTTACCAGACAATGTAATCAAAACGTTAAAAGCTGTCAAATTTGATGGCTTTGAAAACATTAAGGTAGCATTAAGAATTTTAGCCACTTTGCCCGTCACATCCTGTGAATGTGAacgttctttttcttctttacgCAGACTTAAGGACTATACCAGAAGCACCATGGTTCAGGATCGTTTAAATGGAATTGCACTCATGTACATCCATAAGGAAATCCTGCCAAACATAGATGCTGTTATTGATCGGTATGCAATGTGCAACCGAAGGCTATCCTTTTCATAA